The segment AGCAGGAGCACCGCCAGAACGGCTGCTAGCAAAGCCCAGACCCAGGGAGAGAACGTAGGTGCGACAGGCTCGATCCGGATGCCAGCTTGGCGGGCCTTCTCCCGTTCCGCCTCCAGGCGCAAGCGTTCTAGTTCCATTTGAGCCCGCTCCTGTTCCGTGAAGATGTAGGGATCGAGGACGGAACCAATCTGGCGGGCTCCGTACAGCAACTGAAGCCAAATGGGATCATCAGGACCAGGAGCAGGAAGGGGAGTGTAGCCCCCGGCGGGATTGAGGTAGGTGTTGGTGATGCTGAACTCCCCCATCCTTCACCTCCTCACAGCCCACCGCGGGCTTCCAGCTCCGCCAAACGCTGCAGCCTGCCCTTGTCCAGCACCTCGATGCGCCGCCCCATGGCGGCAATCTGGATGTAGTGCCCGGCCCGCTCGTTCCACACGATGGGCGTGTTCTGCGTGAAGACCTCCAGGACCAAGCGGGTTCCGGGCACCAGCTCCACCTGCTGGGGCCAGGCGATCATGGTCTCCATGTTGTTCTGGTCAATGGCGTGCATGGTGGCGAAGGACTGGTTGAAGACGGTGGCGGCGCTGTCGTCCACCCCGCCCACATCCCTGGCCACCCGAAGGCGGAACTGGCCGTCCCCGTGGACGTAGTAGACCTCGATGTCCTCCGGACCGGTCACCCCAGCAGGCTCCACAAAGGTGATCTGCCCCGTGGCGTAGTTAACGCCCACAATGGGGCACTGCTGCCATACCCCGCCCACCTTGGCCCACACGGCTACTTCGGGGTGGTAGACGCTGGGCAGGGTGGGCTTGGCCTGCGGGGTTTCCACCAACCCGCTCACCGTCACGGTGCGGTTCTGGGGCGAAGCCAGGTTCTGCCCCCCAAAGACCTTCAACCCCTTGATGTAAATGCGCAGGCGCCGCTCCTGGGCCAGGATGCGGAAGTGGGCGGTCTCCGGGGTGCGCATCTGGGCCACAGGGAAGTACTCGTTGGGCCGGTAGGCCAGGCCTGTGGCGTCGAAATCCTCGTTGTCGATCCAGGCGAAGCCCCAGCCCCCCACCTGCACCGCCGCCGGGGGAGGCGGGGGAGGGGCTACGGGGGCCTGGGCGGGCTCCGCCCGGGGCATATCCCCGCGGAAGGCGTCCAAGCCCCGTCCGAAGGCCTGGCCCACGCCCTGACGGATCCGTTCAAGGAAGCTCATGGCACCTCCTCACAGGGTGGGGTTGGAGTTGTCCACGCCCACCGGGAGCTCGATACGGGTCCTGGGATCGTTGAGGTTCACCGTGACGCCCGCGGGGGCCTCCACGTAGACTTCCAGCGTGTCCCCTTCCCGGAAGACCAAACCCGTGGGGGGCGTGGGGGCCCGCAGGGGGGATGCGGTCTGCAGGATGTTCTGGTAGAACTTCGCATCCCTCAGCTGGGCCTCGGTTAGGTCGTAGTAGCTGGCGTACTGGGCCTTGATGAGGAACTCGGGGAAGTCAAAACCCTTGGTGCGCTTGGCGAAGAAGACATCCGTGGTGTGGGGAAGCTGGTTGCCTGCGGTGTCGTAAAGCTTGAGGATGATGGGCACAGGGTTGGGCACCACCCAGGCCGCCCCCGCGGGCACCACGAACTCGCCCACCTTCACCCGCTGCGTGCCGCTGTAGGTCTGAAACTCGGGGCCGGACCGCAGGATGGTCACGGGCCGCGCCCCAGGCCGAAGTGCCTTGATCCGATTGAACGCCTCCTGCATCTTTTCCTCCTTAGTCGATGTTCAAAATCGCCATGATGAGGTTCGCAAAGGAACCTGCCGCCACGCCCAAGCCGATGTAGTCCACCATCGGGTCTTCGGTCAGCTTGTTGTTGATCAGCAAGGAGCCCAGGATCACCCCGCCCAGGTTCAGCAAGATGCGGTTGGTATAGGCGTTGCTGACCTCTTTGGTGGTATCGGGTTTGCCGTCAGGGCCTACCTGGTAGTAGTGGATGCGCCCATCCGGCCCCTTGGCCGCCCACCCGAAGAGGTCCCTGCGGGAGGTGTAGAGGCTTTTCCTAATCAGGTAGGCCCCCAGCACCCCCAGGCTCACCGAGACCACAATGGGGTTCTGCACGACCTCCAACGGGTTGGAGGTCTGGGCCAGCTTGCGCATATCCTGCGCCGCGATTGCCGCCGTATCCGCCATTCGCCCTCCTTACGAGGGCCATGGTGGGCGGGATGGAATGGCGCGGAAAAGCGCGTAGCGGTGCGCTCAGCTGGAGGTGCGGGGCGGAGATGCGGGACGAACCAAGGTGCGAGGCGGAGGTGCGCCGCGCACCTCCGCCTCGGAGAAAAGGCGACTAGGACGCTACAGGAACATACACCCGCCGCCTGGGGTCCCTGGGGTCCCGCAGGACCAGACCGGCCCGGTCCCGGTCCAGGTCCTTCACGCCGTACTCGGGAGGCAGGCCTCCTTCGGGGCGCTTGAGCCCGGCCACCCGCTCCCCCAGTTCAGGGAACATCTCCGCCACCGCCTGCACCTCGTTGGGCTCAGACACCCGGAAGGCCACGAGATGGCTGGCCTGGCGGCGCACCCCAGGGTCAATGCCCCCCACCGCTCCTCTCATCATCTGGGTTATGAAGATGACGTTATGGCCGGCTTCCCGTCCCCCCGTCAGGACCTCGAAGAGGCCCTTGGGCACCTGCCCCCGGGGGAAGAACTGGTGGGCCTCATCCACCACCAGGAGGACGTCCTTCAGGCGCATAATCTCCTGGCCCAGGGCGTCTAGGAAGGGCCTGGGGTCGTAGCCCGTCACGTGGAAGTGCACCCGGGCGTGGTGCTTCAGCGCGGCCTTGGGGTCCCCCTCTTCCCCCACCCGGAAGCGCCCCTCGGCTAGCTCCCAGAACTCGGTCTTGCGGTTGACGATCACCAGGCGGCGGAAGCGGCCCTCCATAGCCCGCACGATCTCTC is part of the Thermus caldilimi genome and harbors:
- a CDS encoding ATP-binding protein produces the protein MGGRQTFRILIIGKSGSGKSTLAREIVRAMEGRFRRLVIVNRKTEFWELAEGRFRVGEEGDPKAALKHHARVHFHVTGYDPRPFLDALGQEIMRLKDVLLVVDEAHQFFPRGQVPKGLFEVLTGGREAGHNVIFITQMMRGAVGGIDPGVRRQASHLVAFRVSEPNEVQAVAEMFPELGERVAGLKRPEGGLPPEYGVKDLDRDRAGLVLRDPRDPRRRVYVPVAS